The following coding sequences are from one Nicotiana tabacum cultivar K326 chromosome 1, ASM71507v2, whole genome shotgun sequence window:
- the LOC107761707 gene encoding uncharacterized protein LOC107761707, giving the protein MTAFNPLTAILTQNKLEENPGDDAMDDEQKVYQKWVKADEMARCNILASMSNVLQYQHQSMESAYDILENLKEMFGDQNRGAKQTAMKALLNTKMVEVHRLGIMF; this is encoded by the exons ATGACTGCTTTCAATCCCCTTACTGCTATTCTTACTCAAAACAAACTTGAGG AAAACCCTGGAGATGATGCTATGGATGATGAACAAAAGGTTTACCAGAAATGGGTCAAGGCTGATGAGATGGCGCGGTGTAACATTCTGGCATCTATGTCAAATGTTCTGCAATATCAGCATCAGTCAATGGAGTCTGCTTATGACATTCTGGAAAATCTCAAAGAAATGTTTGGAGATCAGAATCGTGGGGCTAAGCAGACTGCCATGAAAGCTCTTCTAAATACCAAAATGGTTGAAGTTCATCGGTTAGGGATCATGTTCTGA
- the LOC142161870 gene encoding secreted RxLR effector protein 161-like yields MKVVPYASAVGSLMYAMLYTRPDICFAVGVVSRFQSNPGRKHWTMIEHIIKYLKRTRDYMLVYHSDEFVPIGYTDSDFQSDKDFRKSTSGNVFTLGGGAISWRSIKQTCVADSTMEAKYVAASKAAKEAVLLGNFLRELNVVSSIQAPITLYCDNSGAVANSKESQSHKRIKHIERKYHLIHEIVQRGDVVVTKIVSENNLADPFTKSLPQKTFDRHVDGMGVRIVDAWL; encoded by the coding sequence ATGAAGGTGGTCCCCTATGCATCTGCTGTAGGGAGTCTGATGTATGCTATGCTATATACTAGACCTGATATCTGCTTTGCCGTTGGCGTTGTTAGCAGATTTCAGTCTAATCCTGGAAGAAAGCATTGGACAATGATTGAGCATATAATCAAGTACCTGAAAAGGACTAGGGATTACATGCTAGTCTACCATTCAGATGAATTTGTGCCTATTGGGTACACTGATTCAGATTTCCAATCAGATAAAGATTTTAGAAAGTCTACCTCAGGAAATGTGTTTACTCTGGGAGGTGGAGCCATAAGTTGGAGGAGCATCAAGCAAACTTGTGTTGCTGATTCCACCATGGAAGCCAAATATGTGGCTGCCTCTAAGGCAGCCAAAGAGGCGGTTTTGCTCGGGAACTTCCTAAGAGAGTTGAATGTGGTTTCCTCGATTCAAGCACCAATAACACTTTATTGTGATAATAGTGGTGCGGTTGCGAATTCAAAGGAGTCGCAAAGCCATAAAAGAATAAAGCACATTGAGCGTAaatatcatttaattcatgaGATAGTACAAAGAGGGGATGTAGTAGTCACCAAGATTGTGTCGGAGAACAACTTGGCGGACCCATTTACTAAGAGCTTACCACAGAAGACTTTTGATAGGCATGTAGACGGAATGGGTGTCAGAATTGTAGAcgcatggttatga
- the LOC107761730 gene encoding uncharacterized protein LOC107761730, whose amino-acid sequence MDPRFRYVGFTVNPQLNAFKNLGKSVTVGGAGVGGGHCADTTLRLDSIGSSIPSTPATKGIKRKWSSIGGSADQQIGSSLCLRLGHSSSSSDSKGSSGAACTSMSSARENDEGSSMDLDLDFSLHLGNEKIPSSKKSAHPNSSKLDKGLAVDLELSLSSCAAESDVTTVHLLSTSPQSIMKAPQAIAGAFHTDEVSTATHWKASNIVHQLQTPKEADSSYFLNQTAALIKQAPVSPDLSSSLITNSKSSVTCTSGLTQQQQQQQRSSSTKQCQFKGCVKGARGASGLCIAHGGGRRCQKPGCHKGAEGRTAFCKAHGGGRRCEFLGCTKSAEGRTDFCIAHGGGRRCSQDGCTRAARGKSGLCIRHGGGKRCQNEGCTKSAEGLSGLCISHGGGRRCQYPQCTKGAQGSTMFCKAHGGGKRCTFEGCNKGAEGSTPFCKGHGGGKRCSFQGGGVCPKSVHGGTLFCVAHGGGKRCAVPECTKSARGRTDFCVRHGGGRRCKVEDCGKSAQGSTDFCKAHGGGKRCSWGQPDSEFGQGDGPCNSFARGKTGLCASHGALVQDKRVHGGATLGAMVLDSAPNQPEKMKGIVNLEDICFDAMKMQSNGMTSANGSDVEYFGFKQNTNMQVGGSSSSVSEGRVHGGSLMALLASGSGRTSNSSKGTVTASEPGNSFLVSKNWM is encoded by the coding sequence ATGGATCCTAGATTCCGCTATGTGGGGTTTACTGTGAACCCTCAGTTAAATGCATTCAAGAATCTTGGCAAATCCGTCACAGTTGGTGGAGCTGGAGTTGGAGGTGGTCATTGTGCTGATACCACCTTACGGCTTGATTCGATTGGCTCTTCAATTCCTTCTACCCCTGCCACAAAAGGAATCAAGCGGAAATGGAGCTCAATTGGTGGATCTGCTGATCAGCAAATTGGTTCATCTTTGTGCCTACGCTTAGGCCACTCGTCAAGTTCCTCTGATAGTAAGGGGAGCTCAGGCGCTGCGTGCACTTCAATGTCTTCAGCAAGAGAAAATGATGAAGGGTCTTCGATGGACCTGGACTTGGACTTTAGTCTCCATCTTGGTAATGAGAAGATCCCAAGCTCAAAAAAGTCTGCTCACCCCAATTCAAGTAAACTTGACAAAGGGCTTGCAGTTGATCTGGAACTAAGTCTTTCTAGTTGTGCTGCTGAATCTGATGTTACTACTGTTCATTTGCTCTCCACCTCACCACAAAGTATCATGAAGGCGCCACAGGCTATAGCTGGAGCTTTTCACACTGATGAAGTATCAACAGCTACACATTGGAAGGCCAGCAACATTGTCCATCAATTACAAACTCCAAAGGAAGCTGATTCTAGTTACTTCTTGAACCAGACTGCAGCACTAATCAAGCAAGCTCCAGTCTCTCCTGATCTCTCGTCAAGTTTAATCACAAATTCAAAAAGCTCAGTCACCTGTACTTCCGGGTTAacacaacagcagcagcagcaacaacgtAGCAGTAGTACCAAACAGTGTCAGTTCAAGGGATGTGTAAAAGGAGCAAGAGGTGCTTCTGGCCTTTGCATTGCTCATGGTGGGGGCCGTAGGTGTCAGAAACCAGGCTGCCACAAAGGAGCCGAGGGTCGGACTGCATTTTGCAAAGCCCACGGGGGTGGTCGTCGGTGTGAGTTCCTAGGTTGCACCAAGAGTGCAGAAGGACGCACTGACTTTTGCATTGCTCATGGGGGTGGACGCCGTTGCAGTCAAGATGGGTGCACTCGTGCTGCCAGAGGGAAGTCTGGATTATGCATTCGACATGGCGGTGGCAAAAGATGCCAGAACGAGGGCTGCACCAAAAGCGCAGAAGGTCTCTCTGGCCTCTGCATTTCACATGGAGGTGGCCGGCGCTGTCAGTACCCCCAGTGCACTAAAGGAGCGCAAGGAAGCACCATGTTCTGCAAGGCACATGGTGGTGGTAAACGTTGCACCTTTGAAGGGTGCAACAAGGGTGCAGAGGGGAGCACGCCTTTTTGTAAGGGTCATGGTGGTGGGAAAAGATGTTCATTCCAAGGAGGTGGGGTCTGCCCGAAGAGTGTTCATGGGGGGACACTCTTCTGCGTGGCGCATGGTGGTGGCAAGAGATGTGCCGTGCCGGAGTGTACCAAGAGTGCAAGGGGAAGAACTGATTTTTGTGTACGCCATGGTGGTGGAAGAAGATGCAAAGTCGAAGACTGTGGAAAAAGTGCTCAGGGAAGCACTGATTTCTGCAAGGCCCACGGCGGAGGGAAGAGATGCTCTTGGGGTCAGCCCGATTCTGAATTTGGCCAAGGTGACGGTCCTTGCAACTCATTTGCTAGAGGGAAGACTGGACTTTGTGCatctcatggtgctcttgtgcAAGACAAACGCGTTCATGGTGGTGCTACTCTAGGGGCTATGGTCCTGGATTCAGCGCCAAACCAGCCCGAGAAGATGAAGGGAATTGTCAACCTAGAAGACATCTGTTTTGATGCCATGAAAATGCAGAGTAATGGTATGACATCCGCCAACGGTTCTGATGTGGAATATTTTGGATTTAAGCAAAATACTAATATGCAAGTTGGAGGCAGCTCATCATCAGTTTCTGAAGGAAGGGTGCATGGAGGAAGTTTGATGGCATTGCTGGCAAGTGGTTCTGGCCGTACCTCAAACAGCAGCAAGGGAACAGTTACTGCATCAGAGCCCGGGAATTCTTTCCTAGTTTCCAAGAACTGGATGTAA
- the LOC107761721 gene encoding protein STRICTOSIDINE SYNTHASE-LIKE 13-like — MKSYNSSLINSLNMEKRIQLIRSQLFVQRPYLFLLSVAFAFLVTDPFGLSPVGENDFRPVKNDIAPYEQVMESWHGDKKSRLSRGNLEFVNEIYGPESLEFDISGRGPYAGLADGRIVRWLGEDIGWETFALVTHNWSEKLCAKGKDSTTSKQWKVEPQCGRPLGLRFNKQSGDLYIADAYHGLLVVGPEGGVATPLATHVEGKPILFANDLDIHTNGSIFFTDTSKKYNRVNHFLIMLEGEDSGRILRYDIATRSTHVVLDGLAFPNGVQLSKDQSFLLFTETTNCRLMKLWLEGQKAGNVEVIANLPGFPDNVRANEKGEFWVAIDCCRTRSQEVLIHNPWMRSIYFRLPVQMRYLARLMGMRMYTVISLFNENGEIIDVLEDKKGVVMKLVSEVREINGKLWIGTVAHNHIATLHYP, encoded by the exons ATGAAATCATACAATTCCAGTTTGATTAATAGCTTAAACATGGAGAAGAGGATCCAACTGATAAGAAGTCAGCTTTTTGTACAACGTCCATACTTGTTTCTTCTTTCAGTAGCCTTTGCTTTCCTTGTTACAGATCCATTCGGTTTAAGTCCAGTCGGAGAAAATGACTTTAGGCCAGTGAAGAATGACATTGCACCATATGAACAAGTCATGGAAAGTTGGCATGGAGACAAGAAAAGCCGGTTAAGCCGCGGAAATTTGGAGTTTGTTAATGAAATTTATGGTCCTGAATCACTAGAATTTGATATTTCAGGCCGTGGACCATATGCTGGACTAGCTGATGGACGCATTGTAAGGTGGCTCGGGGAAGACATTGGCTGGGAAACATTTGCACTTGTCACTCATAACTG GTCGGAGAAGCTGTGTGCAAAAGGGAAAGATTCAACGACGTCTAAGCAATGGAAAGTGGAACCACAATGTGGGAGGCCGCTTGGCCTGAGGTTCAACAAGCAGAGCGGCGATTTGTACATAGCAGATGCTTACCATGGACTCCTGGTTGTTGGTCCTGAAGGAGGCGTCGCGACGCCCTTGGCTACACATGTCGAGGGGAAGCCCATACTCTTCGCCAACGACCTTGATATCCATACAAATGGCTCCATCTTCTTCACTGATACTAGCAAGAAATACAACAGAGT GAACCATTTTCTCATAATGTTAGAAGGAGAAGACAGTGGTAGGATTCTTAGGTATGATATTGCTACAAGAAGTACTCATGTTGTTTTGGATGGATTGGCTTTCCCTAATGGTGTACAATTATCAAAGGATCaatcttttcttctcttcacTGAAACAACCAATTGTCG GCTAATGAAATTGTGGCTAGAGGGTCAAAAAGCAGGCAATGTTGAGGTTATCGCGAACTTGCCAGGATTTCCCGACAATGTAAGGGCGAACGAGAAAGGTGAGTTTTGGGTGGCGATTGATTGTTGTCGAACAAGATCACAAGAAGTTCTAATTCATAATCCATGGATGAGAAGCATATATTTTAGATTGCCAGTTCAAATGCGTTACTTAGCAAGATTGATGGGAATGAGAATGTACACTGTTATCTCACTCTTCAATGAAAATGGAGAAATTATTGATGTTCTTGAAGATAAGAAAGGTGTAGTTATGAAGTTAGTAAGTGAAGTTAGAGAAATCAATGGGAAGCTATGGATTGGAACTGTTGCTCATAACCATATTGCTACCCTTCATTACCCTTAA
- the LOC107761747 gene encoding uncharacterized protein LOC107761747: MYSIPPFANKIRASYLYHNQIGLMLSSNYTHSFPQRPLLSTSAPKFRVSTFSPKSLPTLPHRIKISEPHHRISTKRWKISCFRNEEPSPGASNPEFIDEVLHEELKKPEIDKPSVEKRNWISRLREAADVVFKLIGKPWTVPWTAETILQVMLLWIVSFWFIGSWMIPFGAYMVGISKESLTFRGQALFSLLTDVTEGLAGILILKRCLSRFRPLPSDWFKFSLKGNWLFDVLLGCLMFPLVNRLSQFNLDLLPVLPSTPVTLSSVEQSILARDPVAMALYALVLVVCAPLWEEIVFRGFLLPSLTKYMPVWCSILMSSVAFALAHFNVQRLLPLIFLGVVMGVIYGRSRNLLPSILLHSLWNGFVFLDLMK; this comes from the exons ATGTATTCAATTCCTCCATTTGCTAACAAAATTAGAGCTTCATATCTTTACCATAATCAAATTGGTCTCATGCTGAGCTCCAATTATACTCACTCTTTTCCTCAACGCCCTCTTCTTTCAACTTCAGCTCCTAAATTTAGGGTTTCCACATTTTCCCCCAAATCTCTACCCACACTTCCACATAGAATCAAAATCTCTGAACCCCATCACCGGATTTCTACCAAG AGGTGGAAAATTTCATGCTTTAGGAATGAAGAACCGTCTCCAGGTGCCTCCAACCCTGAGTTTATTGATGAAGTTTTACATGAGGAATTGAAGAAGCCAGAAATTGATAAACCAAGCGTTGAGAAAAGAAACTGGATTTCGCGACTTAGAGAG GCTGCAGATGTAGTATTTAAGCTGATCGGAAAACCATGGACTGTTCCATGGACAGCTGAGACCATCCTTCAG GTTATGCTTCTTTGGATTGTTTCATTTTGGTTTATAGGTTCTTGGATGATTCCCTTTGGAGCCTATATGGTAGGTATTAGCAAAGAATCACTCACATTCAGAGGACAGGCTTTGTTCAGCCTTTTGACCGATGTCACTGAAGGGCTTGCTGGAATTCTAATTCTTAAACGCTGCCTATCCCGTTTTCGTCCCCTTCCATCAGATTGGTTTAAGTTTAGCCTGAAAGGGAACTGGCTCTTCGACGTTCTTCTCGGATGTCTCATGTTCCCATTAGTGAACCGTCTCTCACAGTTCAACCTGGACCTATTGCCCGTTCTCCCTTCAACTCCCGTAACTCTCTCTAGTGTAGAGCAGTCTATATTGGCACGGGATCCAGTGGCGATGGCGCTGTACGCATTGGTACTTGTTGTATGCGCCCCTCTTTGGGAGGAGATTGTATTTAGGGGATTCCTCCTTCCTTCACTGACAAAATACATGCCTGTATGGTGTTCAATTCTTATGAGTTCGGTTGCATTTGCTTTAGCACATTTTAATGTACAAAGGTTGTTACCACTAATTTTTCTAGGGGTTGTAATGGGTGTAATATATGGACGTTCAAGGAATTTATTGCCATCCATCCTCTTGCATAGTCTGTGGAATGGCTTTGTATTCTTAGATttaatgaaatga